Within the Peptococcus niger genome, the region TAGACTTCCATTGGCTTTATGTGCAGCGGCTATTTCTCTCATTATATTTTTGCTTTTTGGCGGAGGCGGATCGGTTGAGCCCGTACCTTCTATGAAAGTTGAAGTAGCGCCACAAGGCCTACTTGTTTTTCTGAGCTTTTTTATTGTAATATTTGCTGCCTTAAAAGAACGTCATATTATTGAGGCTTTAATATATGGAAATTTAAGTGCGGTGATTTTTGGCTTACTTAATGGATGCTTAAAATTAAGCACATTGTTTTCTCTGCCCGAGACACGTGGTGAGAGCACTGGTCTAATAGAAGATGGCATTGCTGGAGTCTCGGGTCCAATCATATTTACACTTTTTATTTTAGCCATCACACAAGTGCTGGTGGATTCAGGAATTATGGCACAGTTTCTAAATTTTGCTTCTAGAACAGTCGCAAAATCGGTTCGTCAAGCAGAAGCGACTATCATAATGGTTTCTCTCCTTGCCTCTATTCCCATTGCAGCCAACGCACCAGCTATTCTTTTAGTTGGGCCTAGCATTGTAAAACCTCTTGGAGAAAAATATAATCTTGCTCCTGCTCGGAAAGCGAATTTAATGGACTGTTCTGTATGTACTTTATTTTTCATATTACCTTGGCATATAGCAGTTATAGTCTGGTATAGTACATTAAGTTCAACGGCAGATACATGGAATGTCACAAAACCCTTAATTTCAGCAGCTTTACTTAATCCTTATTGCTGGGCGTTGTTAATCGTTTTAATAGTTTCGGTTGTTACTGGATGGAATAGACAATATGCTAACAATACAAATATTAAGTCTTAAATTAAAAAGGAGAGGTCAATGGATTCGAGGTTATCTCAATATGTGGTATTTGCGGATGCTTTATATGAATTTTGGGGAGATATCTCTGAAATCGTCATTCATGATCTAAGAAAACCAAATAGTTCGATCGTATATATTAAGGGCAATTTAACGCAACGGAAAATAGGTGAAGCGACTACAAATATTATCATAAATGAATTATCTAAAAAACCGGAAGAAAGATCTCGATATTTAATAACGGATATGAAGACAAAAAATGGTAAAATATTAAGATCTTTGAGTATTTTTTTATCAGATGAACAAGGGGTCTATGGATGTTTTTGTATTTTAATAGATCCAACCTATTTAAATTTAGTAATCAAGTATTTCGAGAGTTTCCTTAATAAAAACAATACCAAGGTTATAGAAAAGGAAATTGTTGATAAAAGTGATATTGATATTCCTTTTGTGACAGAAAGACTAATTGATGAAGCGATTTCCGATAGCCAGGTAACCGTTGAATTCATGCAAAAAGAAGATAAGTTGAAGGTAGTATCTAGGTTGCAAAATAAAGGTATTTTTCTAATGAAAGGGAGTGTTGAGCGTGTAGCTTCAAAATTAAAAATATCAAAATATACAGTGTATAATTATTTGGATGAAATTAAAGCAGAAAAAACTTATGGAAAATGATATGGAGGATGAAATCATGAATTTAGCTCAATTTCCGAGAAAAAGATATACTTATGGCAACACTCCTATTGAATATTTGCCACATTTTAGTAAAGCTTTAGGAGATGTTGTAAACATCTATATCAAGAGGGATGATTTATTAGGGCTGACAGCTGGTGGCAATAAAACAAGAAAATTAGAATTCCTTATGGCTGATGCGTTGCAGAAGGGTGCAGATACAATTATTACTTGTGGAGCTGTACAATCGAATCACTGCCGACTAACGTTAGCTGCAGCAGTTAAAGAAGGGCTGGCTTGTCATTTAGTTTTAGAAGAACGTGTTAAAAATTCTTATAATAAAGATGCAAATGGGAACAACTTTCTTTATCGCTTATTAGGCGCTGATGGATATAAAGTGGTGGATGGCGGAAGCGATATGATGCAAGCGATGGAGGAGCTAGCTGAGGAATTAAAATCTTGCGGAAAGCGGCCGTATATTATTCCTGGTGGCGGTTCGAATGAAATCGGTGCTTTAGGATATGTTTCATGTGCTCAAGAAATTATGGGGCAAATGTTTGAACAAGGATTAACCTTTGATTCGCTAGTTTGTGCAAGTGGAAGTGCTGGAACACATGCAGGATTACTTGTGGGCATGGAAGGCAATCGTATGGAGATGCCTATCGTGGGCATTAGTGTAAATAGAAAAAAAGATGTTCAAGAAAAAGTTGTGCATGGTTTAACGCAAAAACTAATAAAAAAATTAAACTTGAACTTTGAAATAGCGAAAAGTAAAGTAACAGTATTTGATGATTATGTTGGTGACGGTTATTCACTTCCTACAAAGGCAATGGTTGAAGCGGTTAATATGTTGGCCAAAACAGAAGGTATTTTATTAGATCCTGTATACACGGGCAAAGCAATGTCAGGTTTCATTGATTTGATTAGAAAGGGATATTTCGCACAAGGCAGTGATGTTTTATTCCTTCATACTGGTGGGTCCCCGGCTCTTTATAGCTATACAGAAGTAATTAATGGGAATACTTTAGAATGGAATAATCGGTAAATCAATATGCGTTTGCAGAAATTTTTATGATTTTTCATCTATTGAGAAATTTATTAACTACCTGCAACGCTGGTAAAA harbors:
- a CDS encoding Na+/H+ antiporter NhaC family protein, whose product is MGKDHKKLQMYGGVFGGIAPLIVFVTVLIYLSVMEKGSITAFWVGGWFALVAGLFLAKEKTDYCNSILRGLRNQNGMVVIMAWLFAGILGKLMVAGGLVSGLLWFGLNFHVTGSLFTALTFISAMLFSMGTGTSTGTVLSLIPVLYPAGVYLGSDPLWLAVAVLAGAAFGDNVAPISDTTIVSAYTQGATMKEVVKSRLPLALCAAAISLIIFLLFGGGGSVEPVPSMKVEVAPQGLLVFLSFFIVIFAALKERHIIEALIYGNLSAVIFGLLNGCLKLSTLFSLPETRGESTGLIEDGIAGVSGPIIFTLFILAITQVLVDSGIMAQFLNFASRTVAKSVRQAEATIIMVSLLASIPIAANAPAILLVGPSIVKPLGEKYNLAPARKANLMDCSVCTLFFILPWHIAVIVWYSTLSSTADTWNVTKPLISAALLNPYCWALLIVLIVSVVTGWNRQYANNTNIKS
- a CDS encoding helix-turn-helix transcriptional regulator yields the protein MDSRLSQYVVFADALYEFWGDISEIVIHDLRKPNSSIVYIKGNLTQRKIGEATTNIIINELSKKPEERSRYLITDMKTKNGKILRSLSIFLSDEQGVYGCFCILIDPTYLNLVIKYFESFLNKNNTKVIEKEIVDKSDIDIPFVTERLIDEAISDSQVTVEFMQKEDKLKVVSRLQNKGIFLMKGSVERVASKLKISKYTVYNYLDEIKAEKTYGK
- a CDS encoding D-cysteine desulfhydrase, yielding MENDMEDEIMNLAQFPRKRYTYGNTPIEYLPHFSKALGDVVNIYIKRDDLLGLTAGGNKTRKLEFLMADALQKGADTIITCGAVQSNHCRLTLAAAVKEGLACHLVLEERVKNSYNKDANGNNFLYRLLGADGYKVVDGGSDMMQAMEELAEELKSCGKRPYIIPGGGSNEIGALGYVSCAQEIMGQMFEQGLTFDSLVCASGSAGTHAGLLVGMEGNRMEMPIVGISVNRKKDVQEKVVHGLTQKLIKKLNLNFEIAKSKVTVFDDYVGDGYSLPTKAMVEAVNMLAKTEGILLDPVYTGKAMSGFIDLIRKGYFAQGSDVLFLHTGGSPALYSYTEVINGNTLEWNNR